The Acetomicrobium thermoterrenum DSM 13490 DNA segment CATCTCTTCCTTTGCCAGCAATCTCCACAGGGTTCAGCAGGTCATAGAGACTGCGGTCAGGTTTAACCGAAAGGTGGCCCTAATAGGAAGGAGCATGATAGCGAACGTCGCCAGGGCGAGGGAATTGGGATATATGGGCGTCGACGATGACGTGTTCATCCAGCCCTCGGAGATCGAAGGCTTTCCCAACAACAGGTTAGTGGTCATAACGACGGGAAGCCAGGGAGAGCCCTTTTCGGGGCTGGTGCTCATGAGCCGCGGAGACCACAGGTTCATCAAGCTAGGACCTAAGGACCTGGTGGTCATAAGCGCTCTCCCCATTCCGGGAAACGAGAGGCTCGTCCACCGAACGATAAACGATCTCTTCAAACAAGGATGCGAGGTTATATACGAGGCGGAACAGAATATACACGTCTCGGGGCATGCCTCTCGTGAAGAGCTTAAGATGATGCTGAGCCTTATAAAGCCCTCCTATTTCGTTCCCCTTCACGGCGAATACAGGCATCTCGTGAAGCACAAGCAGCTTGCCGAGGAGATGGGGGTGCCCGCCAAAAATGCCTTCGTCATGGAGGAAGGAGATGTATTAAGCATCACAAAAAGGCAGGCCAGAATCTCGGGCAAAGTCCCGGCCGGGGCCTACATTGTGGACGGTCGCACCTACGGAGATATGAAGGGGGGGCTCCTTGGCGAGAGAAAGGGCTTGGCCGAAGAGGGAGTATTTTGCATATCGGTGGTGCTGGATTCGTCGGGCAACGTAATCGCTCCACTTTCAATTGAAAGCAGGGGTTTTCTGCATCGCGTCGATGCTGATGAACTTTACCGCCAGATAGAAGATGCCGTGGAAAAGGCCGTGAAAGCTTTCGCCCGCGAAAAACGCGAAAGAAAGGATGAGGACCTGGCCTCTCGCATCAGAAGTGCGATAAAGGGCGTGTTGAGAAGATATTCCCTTTCTTCTCCCGTGATATTAGTCTTGATCAACGAAGTGAAGGAAAATGCAATTTTGTCGGGGCTTGCCGGAAGGGAGTATGCTAAATGAGCGCCCTTCATTCATTAGTCCTCGCTGTGCTTCAGGGCGTCACGGAGTTTTTGCCCGTCAGCAGCTCGGGACATCTGGCCCTGGCGCAGTACCTGTTCGGCCTTGAGGAACTACCTATCGTCTTTGATGTCTATCTTCATTTTGCTACTATGATGGCAACGATTGTCTATTTCTTTTTTGACATTGTCGGGCTTTTGAAAGAATGGATCCTGGGCTTGTTTTTCAGGGAACGAAGAAAAAGCGCGGGCTGGATATACGGTTGGGCAGTAATACTGGGAAGTTTCCTTACGGCCGTCGTTGCTTTCTCCCTGGAAGATGTGGCCACGAAGGCCTTTGGTCTTCCCCTGGCGGTATCCTGCGGGTTGGTTGTGACGGCCTCTCTTTTGAGGTGGGCCGGCCGCATTCCGGCGGGAAACAGAGAGGTAAGCCTATGGACGGGGCTTGCGGCGGGGCTTGCCCAGGGG contains these protein-coding regions:
- a CDS encoding ribonuclease J; the encoded protein is MEGDFVALHFDVEVKYLVQKNVTKRRRRSPDERKGASLKFIPLGGVGGIGKNISVLEYGDDILVIDCGLMFPDEEMLGVDFVIPDPAYLLANKERIRGMVITHGHDDHIGALPYILPELDCPIYATRLTLGLIRSRMEERAPKYELKAKEIQAGDVIDLGCFKVQPFSVCHSIPDGVGYAIHTPLGVVLHTGDFKLDPTPIDGRATDYALLASLGTKGVLLMLSDSTNVERDGFTPSERMVGKTMEQTFRLYKNKRIIISSFASNLHRVQQVIETAVRFNRKVALIGRSMIANVARARELGYMGVDDDVFIQPSEIEGFPNNRLVVITTGSQGEPFSGLVLMSRGDHRFIKLGPKDLVVISALPIPGNERLVHRTINDLFKQGCEVIYEAEQNIHVSGHASREELKMMLSLIKPSYFVPLHGEYRHLVKHKQLAEEMGVPAKNAFVMEEGDVLSITKRQARISGKVPAGAYIVDGRTYGDMKGGLLGERKGLAEEGVFCISVVLDSSGNVIAPLSIESRGFLHRVDADELYRQIEDAVEKAVKAFAREKRERKDEDLASRIRSAIKGVLRRYSLSSPVILVLINEVKENAILSGLAGREYAK
- a CDS encoding undecaprenyl-diphosphate phosphatase, with product MSALHSLVLAVLQGVTEFLPVSSSGHLALAQYLFGLEELPIVFDVYLHFATMMATIVYFFFDIVGLLKEWILGLFFRERRKSAGWIYGWAVILGSFLTAVVAFSLEDVATKAFGLPLAVSCGLVVTASLLRWAGRIPAGNREVSLWTGLAAGLAQGLAVMPGISRSGSTIAASLMTGAKREEAFRFSFLLSLPAIMGATFLEGMKASKMGTSLPDGWLLACTVAFFCGLLSLHLMKKVVIFGRWKYFALYCLFVAALGFVIGII